The Methanosarcina acetivorans C2A genome includes the window TCAACCCCACATTTTCTACGGACAAGCAACTATTTTTCCCTGAAACTTTAAGGAAGGGATTTTCCTGCTTTCTCAGATAAAAAAGTCCCTAAAATATATAATAAATCTACAAGCTGACTGAAAGTAATATTTAATTTTAATAAGTTACATCAAACTTGATCCCATACTTATCTACTAACTTTTGCCATTCTTCATGGTAAGATTTCCATGCATTGTAATCAGATTGGCTTAAGGTCGTGCCGGGGTATGAATTCATCTTACTGTACAAGTTGTGATATTTTATATTATCATTATATTCTTCCGAAACACTATCAAATGAATTGCCATCACATATCTGCAATGTCTTAAACTCATCAGGTAATTTGGCTGTCGCATCACTGGTGCCAGATATATAATAGTCTCCATTGCTATCAGTTATAATAGTCGGTGAAGTAGATTCAACAAAGCAGTAACCTGTGCCTTTATAACTGTATTGTTGAGGGCACTTCAGTCCTACTGCTTCGTGAGAATCAAAATGGAATATCACAACTCCATATCCAAGATCTCTCAATAGATATGCAAGCAACTTTGATTTTTCTGAACACACACCACAACCCGTGTATAGAACTTCATAAGGGTATTTTCCCGTGATGTTATCAGACCTAAAACCAGCCATATCATAATCGATGTTTTGAACAAGACTTATTGCAATCCTTGCTTGATCATCTTGATTTGGTGTAATACTTTTAATTTCATCAACTAGAGGGTCAAGGTATTGTTTTTGATTTTCATCGTTTAAGCCCCTCAGGATGAAATCAATATATTTTGGCGGTGTGGCATAATAAGTCATTGATCTAGGTAATCCTTTCAAATAATCGTTGAGACCGCCATATACAGTATATGTTATATGTCCACGATTACCATGCAAAATGTAAGTGTAATCTACAGTCTTTGGTTTGGTCTTAAAATTCGATGTATCGACTGCTGGTGTCACTGACTCGGTAGTGCTAGATGATTCAGTAGGCTGTTTAGTAACAGGGTGCACTTCATCATTGTGTGGACTATTTTGTGATATGTATTCATGTGTTGATGGTGTCGTGCCTAAAGCTACAGGAATGGATAGTGCAATTGAGAAAACTACCAAATATAAACAAAAATGAACAAGCACATTTGTTCTATATCTTTTTGCTTTAAAACATGCAGAATACCATTTTAGCGTTCTATAAGCATGCCGCAATATGAAAATTCCTAGAATAAGTAATAAAATAAGTCCTACTGGTATCTGCGGTAAGAATGCTTTATTAAGCAACAATTCATTCTGATCGACAAATGAAAAAGATGAAAGCATTAAACCTAATCTGAACATCCCAACCAATGTTTTATTCCAATTCCAACGCACAATTAAACCTCAGATCAACACCCAAACCTGAACAAAATTTTGTGTTTTCTTTTCTTTCAAAAAGTAAAAATCTCCATTGTATTTTATGAATCTTCTTTTTAAAATTTGCCACAAGGAAATATATTTCCCTAAATACTTTTTTAAATTCCTATTTGAAGAATATATTTTATGTATCTGAGCTCTTGGATTGCAGCTCTGAAGCATCCAGACCTTTTCATCTTGGTTGTGAACCAATGCCTGAAATTTTCAACTCTTTTAAAAAATCTTCAGATTTGAACAGGCTGCCGGAGAAATATTAAAAAACAGTTAATAGCGTAGGGTTTTTCTTTATAATCTAAAAAGGCCTTTTCTCCGAATCTGTGTCTCTCTGTTTCAATTTGTAACACTTTTTAATGGGAAGAACTTTTGTTCCATCTCCTGTAACAAGACAAGTCTGATTTTTGAAATCGAAAGATTTCAGTAGAGTAATATAGCTCAAGTTCAAACATATTGGAAGATTGAAACTTAGTAAAGCAGGGACTGATTTTCGGAGGGATTGAGTGTCTATCACTCGCAAAGGTTGTCTTGTTGAACAAACAGAAAGAGAATTTGTTAACAGAGAAAAATGCATTGAGCTTTTTAAGCATGCGATTGAAAATACTCGACAGACAACGTACAGAGTACAGGTTTACTATGGAGTTTCAGGAGTTGGAAAATCCAGGTTGATAAGCGAATTACAAAAAGTTATAGAAGAATATAACCTCACTGACCAGCATCTTCCGATTGATTGGGCTTCAATCAATCTCAACACTGAAACTCTCATGGAAAAGGGAACATTCCTTGTAACTTTAAAAAAGGAATTTCAGAAAAAATATAGAGTAAAGTTCCACTTTTTTGAAATCGCACATTCAATTTACTGGCAAAAATCCCACCCTGAAATCCCCCTCCAGAAAGACAATTACAGTTTATTTCAAGAGCTTGGAATTTCCATGCTGGACATCAGTGACCCAGCTAGCAGTAGCATAATATCTCTAATTTTAAAAAATATTTACAGAGCGTCAAAGGAATTTAAAAAATTCTGGAACAGCCAAAAAGAAGAAATTCGTAAACTTGCTGAAAAAGATCCGACCTATATAGAGGAAAACCTTCATCTCTACTGGGCAAGAGATTTTTGGAATCATCTGCAATATACCTCAAAACCTGCCGTGATTTTTGTAGACACATATGAAGCCCTTTAGAAAGAAAAGAAATACAAAAGCAATTACAATTCAAGGGACCAGTGGATAAGAGAACTTGTAGCGGAACTGCCAGGTGTTATATGGGTATTCGGTGGGAAGGAAGAACTGCGCTGGGTAGAAACTGATGAAAATTGGAAGAGTTATATTCATCCATATCTCCCTAAAGAACTAAAGGAACCATATTCTCTGAAGTTTTTAGATAACTGCAATATTAAAGATTCGAGAATTCGGGAAGTAATAGTCAATAGTAGCAAGGGACTTCCCCTTTTCCTCAACATCGTAGCAGACACTTACGAAGAAATGAGTAAACAAGGGAAACTCTCACCTGAAGAGTTTGCAAAAACACCTGAACAGGTAATTAATAGGTTCATTGATTACCTGGATCCCCAGGAAGAACCTATGCTTGAAGCATTATCTATAGCTCATTTCTGGGACTTTGACCTATTTGAAGCATTAGCAGGTAAAATCAATTATCCGGTAACTAATTTTTCAAAACTTTGCAGGTTTTCTTTTATTCAAAAAGAAACCGGTGAAAGATGGTCCATGCACGATATAATGAGAGAGGGTTTGCAAAAACATCAGGGAAATCAAGAGAAAAAAAGTGTTCACAAAATCATATTTAATTTTTATAACGATAAGTTGGAAAAACTCGACATAAAATCCATCACCTCAGAACACGAAACAGCACTAATAGAAGCCTTTTATCACGCAAAAGAGGCACTTGAAATCAGAGACATGTTCGACTGGTGTATTACTGTTTCAGATCCATTTAATAGAGCAGCATTCTGGCAATTAATTGCCCCTCTGTATGAAGACATGCTACAACTTCTGGAAGCAAAACTCGGACTTGAACACACCTCTGTTGCAACAACCCTAAACAATCTCGCAGGACTCTATGATAATATGGGGGAATACGAGAAGGCACTTCCAATTTATCAACGGGCGCTTGAAATAGTGGAAAAGGTTCTTGGGCCACAACACCCAGATGTTGCAAATACTTTAAACAATCTCGCCCTACTCTATCGTCAGATGGGGGAGTACGAGAAGGCACTTCCAATTTATCAACGGGCGCTTGAAATAATGGAAAATGTGCTAGGATCAAACCATCCAAACACTATTATTATAAGAAATAATTTCGTGCAATGTATCACTAATATGGAAGGAAAAAGTGAGAATTGAGATCTTATTCCTAAATTTCATCCATTTATGGATAGATTTCATTTTTGCAGCTTCCTGCATCGCTCCAGATGAAGAGATACTATAATGTTCCTGAATAACCCTAAGAGTTTCACTTGTAAGCTTTGTAGCTTCTTCCGGAGTCCAGCCTGCGCCTGGGCGACTTTATGCAGGTCGCTCTTAATGCGTGGAAAGGTCGTTTCTGAATCCCGGCACGTTCACAGTAAGCCTGGAGTCTTTTATGGAGTCTTTTATATGCTGTCCTCCCTGCAAAAGGAAACATAAATTCCCCTTTATTCTTTCCCATATGATTTTAATGATATTGGGCAGATTGAAATCCGTCCACATTCAAAAAGTGACAGCCCTACATACGGAGGAGGAAAACTTTCTCCCGTCATGATAGACGACCAAAAAATTATCCCAAAATAAATTCTTCTTCTACTACTTCCTCTTCTTCCTCGTCTTTTTCTTCTTCTTTCTTTCTGGGATTTTGTGTATTCTTTATTTTCTCAGTTGGTTGCCCGCTTTCAAGTTGCTTTCCTGTTTTAAAAACACATTTAAGCCATTCCTGACCTTCTTTAGTTTTCATAAGAGCATCAAGTAAATCTGGAATTCGATCTTCACGTTCCTTTGATTCTTTAGTTTTTATGTAATCATACTTTCCGAAGAACTCGGATAGTGCTTGTGATACTACATCAGAAATACTGGAAAATTCAGGAGTTTCAGCTAATTCTAAACATCGCTTTTTGATCCAAGGAGATACGGTTGCATTGATCTGCTCCTTTTTCTTTACGATTTCAGCCATTACAATCTCCGATTGTTTAAGGCAAAGGAATCTAATCTGCCTCCTAACGCCAGTGTTAGATTTAGTAATTCAGATACATCCCTTAAAATTTTGGAAAAGGTCATGACCTTGACGCAAACATATTGTAGACTCAAGAATCCCGGCAGCAATTAATCAGGACTCCAACGTTTTTCTACTTGACTTTACCGAGAGTTCATAAGGGTTTATGCTTGCAGATATGGTCCATCTATGAAGGTTCTTATTCCAGGTACTTTCTAAGGGAGGTTCCCGGGCCAGCCAGAAGTCCTTTAGAAGATAATGGAATATGGAAGGCAGAGGATGAATAGTTCTTTTAAGCTGTCTTCTTCTGTGCTTCTTCTGTGCTTCTTCTGGAAGATAGATTATATTTCTTTCTCATTATATGCCAGAATGAATTATCATAGAACCTCAAAAGCTCCGCTTATTGCATCCCTGTAATTAGGAGTAATATCAATTATGGTTTTATGCTGATCTTATGGTATAGCTACATTTAATGTTTCATATCCTTTAGGAATCAGGACAAAACAGGTCAGGACCATTACATCCTTCACGTATAAATGAAACATTAGGTATGATGGAGCAATTGTGAAAAGCAGATGTAAACAAACATAGCAAAAGATTTTAGTTTTGATGTGAAAATGGAGTAATTTCATTTTCAGTCATTGCAGAAACGGATTTCTCTGAGAAGGGAGGAGAAAACGACAATGAACATTTCTATCAGATTGGAAGAAGAAAAGGACTTCAAAAATGTAGAATACATGACAAGAGAAGCATTCTGGGATTTATACAAACCGGGATGTGATGAACATCTTGTATTGCATAAAATAAGAAAGGTACCTGCATTTGTAAAAGAATTGGATTTTGTTGCATGTGATGAGGATACAATCGTCGGCAACATTATCTATTCAAGAGCTAAGGTCATAGATTCGGAAAATAAGGAGTTCGAAGTTTTATGTATGGGCCCATTTGCAGTATTGCCATCATCTCAAAAGCAGGGGATAGGTTCTTTATTAATGAATCATTCTATCGAAAAGGCAAGGCAGCTGGGATATAAGGGTATTATTATTTTTGGAAATCCCGACTACTATCATCGTTTTGGTTTTGTCAGTGCCAAAGAGTATAATATTTGGACGTCCTGGGGCGATAATTTTGACGCATTTATGGCATTGGAACTCTACGACGGTAGCTTGAAGGGTGTTTCAGGAAAATTTTATGAGGACGAAGTTTTTAAGATAGAAAATGAGGAGCTGGAGGATTTTGAAAAGCAATTTCCCTACAAAGAAAAGCATATTACGGACACTCAATTAAAACTATAAATAAAGAAGGAACGCGATGAATTAACTTTTTGATAAATTCATGGCAGTCACGGAACAGGCCCGGTGACAAAAAGGTAAAGAAAATTCTTTACGAAATAAAACGGAGTTAAAATCGAATGATCAAAAAGGTTGCAAATTTTATAATACCACTTGTTATTACAACTATTATTTTAGTGGTATATTTTTATCTTGCACATGGTTTACCTGTTGCTTACGAACTGGAAAAAACGAATATTGTATCTGTGCAAATTGTGCAGGGAAACGAAACCATTAATCTTACCGGCGGTGAAGATATTGAGAAAGCTGTCAATGTTGCGAAAGTATTAAGTTTTCGATTTGGAGAAGCTAATGGCGGACCTGCAGATACGACATGCACGTTTTATCAGAGAGATGGTTCCAAAATAGAAATCGGAGCAAACAATGGTACTATTTTTAAGAATGGCAAGCAGTATGTTGGTGTGAATGATTCATGTCGACTTTTTGGAAACTTAATTCAAGGTATTTTCTTCTCGGAAACACTGCAGGATGGGAAACTGTATAACTAATGAATGAGCTCCTCACAAAACTTGATTTAATCGCATTACTTTTTAGGGAGACTCATTCTAAAGAAAATTCTCATGCCATCAACTGTTTTTTAATTTCCCTTAATTCATCATCCTAAAAGGCGAGGCCCTGATAATGACGCATAGAATTAAGGAAAACAGAATTAATTATCATAGAGTTTCAAAGGTTGGACTGTTTGATCCTCATATTGTAAGAAAAGAGTTTAAAATCCCCGGATACATTAAGCCAACTGCATTAGTTATCTTAGGTTATTGCACCAACTTATCTTAGTTTATTACACCACGGGCTTTTTGAGTACTGACTGCCATAATCTCCGGAAAACCGCTTAAAGAAACAGTAATGTATGAAATCTATAGCGAAAATATGTCGTGAAACTAAAAAGGAAATATCGGAATGTAGATTGTATTGAGCGAAGGTGTAAAAAATGGGAAACAGCTATCAAATAATAGATTTTGAAACATGGAAAAGAAAAGAGTATTGTCAAATATACAGGAGTGCGGTGCAGCCTCAATATTGTGTGAGTTTTGAACTCGATGTGATGAATTTTAAAAGGTACGTTAAAGAAAATAACTTGTCATTTACGATGGCGTTTATATTTGCTGTTACGAAATGCGCAAATGAAATCGAGGAGTTTCGGTATCGTTTTCTTGATGGTGAAGTTGTGTTATATGAATCCGTTGACATCACATTTACATATCTGGATAAAGAAACAGAATTATTTAAGGTAGTAAATGTGCCCATGCAGGATACGATTGAGAAGTTTGTACAATTGGCAATCGTAACGGCAGAAAATCAAAAAGAACATTTTACAGGACCTGTAGAAAATGATGTATATCAATTCTCTGCCTTGCCGTGGATAACATTTACGCATATTTCGCACACGGATTTCGGAAATAGGGAAAAAGCACAACCCATATTTGATTGGGGAAAATATCATGGAAGGGATGGCAAATTAGTGATGCCGTTTGCAGTCCAGGTTCATCATGCATTTGTTGACGGTATTCATATTGGTAAACTTGCGGATAAGCTACAGAGATACCTGGACGAAGTGTAGATTATAAGCATAATGGGAGGACCAGCGGTTCACTAATTTTTACTTTTCTTAAAGTTATGTCTTCAGATATCTGTATAATCAACGCATCGCCAGCCGGTTATATTCCTGTACGTTCAGGACTCCGAGATTGTGTAATCTCCGAGCTTGTGTAATTGATCTGGCCGCTGTTTACGAGTATGCAAAGTTGCTCGCGTAACATTCATTTGTTTGCATGTAGTATGGGAGCCTATTTCAGTCTGCTTTCCTATCATGACTTTGACATAAAGCAAAGTTTGTTTCTCTCGCCTGTTGTCAACATGGAACGTTATACGCAATATGATGGAAGGTTTCCAGGTAAGTGAAGAGAGACTAAAAACAGAGCGTGAAATCCGGGAGTGGGTTTTAGGCTAAAACCTGTGCATATAGGAAAATTTTCCTGATATTTTGTATATTCAAAAATTTAACAGTAGATAATAGAAAGAGAAAGAAGCAGAGGAACTTGGGTTATTCGAAACTACCGGATATACAAAAAAATAAAAATGTTTTAAACCGATGAGACGAGCATGAGTACTATAACTTCCAGCTCTGCCGTAACTTCAACAGCTCATACTATAATGATCGATATGGGATGCCTGTAATGCTTATTTTAATAATATTGTAATTATAGCTTTTTTAATAGTCTGCGTCATATATTTATCCAAGAGCTTATCCCAAAACTCAGACTAATGTCCTTGAATATAGAATAGGAGGAAGTCAACAAATCTTCTGATTAGGGAAATAGTTCTAAAACTCTTATTAATGTGGAAGTAAAATTAGTTTTGGGATGAACTCCAATAGAATTAAGAGAATGTAATATTGTTCTCATCAAGTATGTCTAATTGGACGACTGGCAATTAATGCCCCGGAAAACTTCATTTCTCAATTTCCAGCTTATTGAAGCGGATATTGAATTTTGTCCCTTTGTCTTTTTTACGTTCGATAGAACCTCCTATCTGTTCCACAAAAATGTTTACGAGCTGCAATCCAAGAGAATCCTTATTCTGATGGTCCCCTAATTCCGGAATCCCCCGGCCGTTGTCTTCTATAGTCAGGATGAACTGCAAATTCTTTCCATTTGAGTAGCCCGGTACAATTCCTGAGCTCCTGGAGTTTTTAAATTCTTTTTCGCAATTCTTCATCCGGGAAAGATTTACTCGAATTTCTCCCTCTTTTCCAGGTAGAAAGGCGTGCTTCAGGGCATTTGAAACCAGTTCGTTGACAATAATACCAAGAGGTACTGCGGTATCTGTTTCCATATAAACCTGTTCGAGGTCGAGTCTCAGATTGATCCTTTCATTTCCTACCAGGTAGGAGCTGAAAATCCCTGCAGTGAGTTTCCGAAGATAGTCGGCAAGGTCAATTGTGTATGTTTCTCCTATGCAAAGTTCCTGATGAATCAGAGACATTGAAGCTATACGGTTCTGGGTTTCCCGAAAGGCTTCAAGAATTTCAGGATCGGTGGATTTTTCAGCTTCGAAACTGAGCAGGGATGAGATCACCTGAAGGTTATTTTTTATCCTGTGGTTAATTTCTTTTATTCGGATTCTCTCCATTTTTTCCAGGGAAATTGCTGCCAGTTTACTTCCGGTGATATCACGAACAAATCCCTGTACTTCTCCGTGCTTTCCGGAATCTGACGGAGTTTTCTGAATAACCTGCCTGACCCACTTTATGTCACCATCCCTATTCCGTATCCGATACTCGATTTCGGTGGAGGCAACCGGATTAGACAAAGCCGTTTTTACATTCTTAAAAATCAGAGGCAAATCTTCGGATACGATTATTTCCAACCATCTTGCCCTGCTGGATAGAAAATCTTCTTTATTGTAACCGGTTACTCCTTTCACGTCTCCATCAATAAATACCGGTTCAAAGTTTTCATCCGTCCTGAACCCTATAAAGCCTTTAATATTCTGTACGAGTAAACGGCAGTCATTTTCATCGGTCAGCAGATTCTTGCCCGAAAGTTCACTTTCGTTTTCCTCTCTCCATAAAAACACTGTTTTTTCCCAGGATGCGGGTTTTACTTTTGTCTTCTCTACCCCTTGATCCGTCAAAAGCAAAGGAGTTAACAGGAGGATTATACTTAGCACATATCTTGAAGCTGTACGAAACATTGTGTCGCAGGATTCTGCTATTATGTCTCTCTTTTTATCCAGCATTCTCCCCTCCTTTTCACATTCTATTCCGTTCTTTATTGGTGTATTTATCATACAATATTATTAATTATTCATATAAATAACTTATTATCAGTTCTTTTTTCATACAATTGTTTATATTATAATCAGTGATATGATTTAGCGATGAAAGAACGGTTCACTATCTCAATGGATAATGATCTTGTATCGTGGCTTGAAAGATTGTGTGATGAAAAAATATTCAGCAGTAGAAGTCATGGTATTGAATTTTGTGTCAAGCAAATAAAAAAAATGGATGTCGAAAAGGTTGTGCTTTTACACTGGGGTAAAGAAGAAGTAGAGCCGGTTTTCTTATCTAAAAAAAATGTTCAAATTCTCTCCAGGATATCTGAAAAATTAAATCTTAGTTTTGAAGACACTCTTGGTGTACTTTTATATAAGGAACTGGGGAATTTGAGTAAAAATATTGCGGAATCGGAAAAAGAAAAAGGAACTAAAGAGGAGAACCTTAGAAAAGTTTTTTTTGAATAAAGTCTGATTCGCTTCAATAAAATGAGGGTAACACCTTCGAGCCCTGTTAAAGAAGCATAGTTCTTCTCTGCCTGTATACTGTAAATTTAAAGATGATGCCCTTAGATGATGCCCTTTTTAGTTCTCAATAATGAAACTTACTCCACGTTCAGGTTTTTGATTACTTTCAGCATGCTTGATTATTTCTTATATCTTTAGAGGTGATTTAATTCCCTGATGGGAGTTTAATAATGTTTATAAAAATACATTGTCCGGTTTGTGGTAGTGAGATGTACCATGACGTCAGGTTATCCGCTCTGGAACATCTGCATTTCGAGGGAGAGAAGCAGGCTTGCAGGTATGTGGTTGAAAATATCGAGATACAGGATTCTCTAACTGAAGAAGAGCTTGTCAGAAGCATCCTTCAGAGCCTGCAAAAAGTTATCCATGATGGAATTGAGGTAGAAACCCTTATGGGGATTCTGGAGGAAAATTACGGAGTTACAGGGAGCTGCTGTATGGGGCTTATAGAGAGGATCCAGCTTGAGCTTGGTATGTATTGTCCGGATAGAAAAAGGCTCTATTTTGCTGATCCGGGAGAAACGGGGGGTTACACGAAAAAAAATACTCTTTATTTTTTGTTTGACTCTTTTTCTCAGTTTTTCCAGCTTTGAATCCATAACTCATCTTCATCGTGGCCTTATTGCCAGCGTGTTTGACAAACTTGACATTTCAGAATTGATTGGCAGCCGTTCCCCAGGATTAGTAACTGAAATTGATAGAAATAAGATCGGTATGGATTGAATCCAGATGAGGAAAATCATTGAGGTCCTGAATGGGAACAACATGAGAAATATTATGCATGAAAAAATTGTGCGGGAAGTGACTGCAATTATTTTTCAGAATTCCGGCAGGTCTTCTACCTCAATATTTTTACATCAAAAATAATGTAAAAGTAGTTTTTTCACCAGGCCCTGGATTTTTCTCAGTTTGCCATTTTAACCAAGACCCGGTTCCGTTATATACTTCCTATTTTTATCCAGACCCTTGATTTGTTTTTCAATTTGCCATTTTTTACAGGGTTGTGGATTCTTTTTTAAGTATGCACTTTTTGACTCCCGTTTTTTTGGACTCCCCATTTTAGAGTTTGGCAGCATTTGAATTTCGTTTTTAGGACTTGCGCAGTCAAATCGAGAACGGTAACAGAATCTCAACTTTTGAATCACATTTGTTTTTTAGGTGCGTAAGTCCTATACAGTAGACTTTTTGGAGGTTCACACTGGTTGGGTATAAACAAGTTTTTGATCTTTTAGTGGTCTGTTTCGTACACAGAAGACTCTAAGACTTTCCAAGATTTTATTTCGTCAAGAGGTAAACATGCCATTGCGAAAAAAATCATGTTAATCTGCTTCTGGTTACTTTTTCTTCTCTGTTGTTTCTTCCACCCCCCGGGTCGCCTATTACAAGTTTTCTATCACAGTTTTGTAGGGTTGTTTTTCTTATATGATAGGAAAACGGTAACCTATTACCTACTTAAAACTATAAATAACTTTCTATCTCCGAGCAAACACATTACACAAAAAGATATTATGTGAACCCTAACTATTCTGTATTCTGAAAGAAAAACGAGTAAATATGTATCCGAAGTTTTCCATAATAATTTACTAAAATACTCTTCGTGTCCGGAAAAAAGGTATCCTTTGCCCTGAACCGAGCAATTTTTCCCCTGATAGGGACATGGTTCACGTTAAATGTATAAACTCCCGAACTTCTTCACTAATTTTATATACTATGGAAGTGTAGAAATATTTGGCAAGTGTGCATAGCTTGACAACGATGAGAACATGAGGGACGGATCGAATTCGATCCAGTCCCTCCAACAACCTCAAAATTTGAAATGAAAACTTTCCCTCTCCTACTTTCCCCTCCTAATTCCAGCCATTTCTTAAACTTTTTTTATTTATCCCTGGGCTAGTAAAATAGATGCCGTAAATCGGTCAATTTGGTTCATGGTTGTTTTCTAACCCCACAGCTAAAATACACTTTCCTGGAAAGTATTACATATTATAAAAGTTATCAGAAAATAACAGGTAACAACAGGTATCTAATCTGGAAACACAAGTATGAAAAAGTGAAATTCCAGGTTGACTGCTCTGAAAATTGAGATCAAAAACTTTACATTCTCAATCTTCGTTTTTCATAACCACTTTTTCCAAGACCTGTAAAAAAAAGGAGATAAAAGATGGTAGAGACCAGCATTACGGAAGTTTTGAAAGATATGGCCTTTAGATCAGGCGCTGATTTTGTCGGCATAGTCGATCCCTCCTGCTTTGAAAATTCTGAGTACACCGGAAATAAACCCCAGGATGTGATGACAGATCTCCAGTCTGTGATAATTCTGGGGGTTTCCATACCACGGGGAGCTTTTGACACACTGCCCAGAGGCAGAGCCGAGTATACAAATACTCTTATGGCAGGTACAGCCACATTGAGAATAATTGCTTTTCAAATAGCCAGATTCATTGAAAAGAAGGGATATAAGGCAACGATTGCTCCGAGTGAAGGGAGCGAGTTCGGCTACTGGTATGCAGACCGCAAGACCCTTAAAGCGGATTTTTCTTTCAAATACGCCGCATACCATGCAGGCCTGGGAAACTTCGGCATGAACCATCTTCTCATCACAAAAGATTTTGGGCCTAAAGTCCGTATGACTGCCATCCTGACAGACGCTCCACTGGATGGAGATAAAAATACTCAACTGCCTTTTATCAACGATGCATGCAGCGCCTGCATGAAGTGCATCAAAATATGCCCTGCAGGTGCCATTACCGCAGAAGGGGTGATTCACAGGGAGAAATGCGCTGAGTACATGTTCAATGTTCTCGGTGGACTTCGGTGTGGGCTTTGTATAAAAGTGTGCCCTCTGGATCGGTTTTAAGAATTTCCAAAATCCGTTGAAGAAGACTTTCCGAGTCTTATCCTCTTTGCTCTTCTCTTTTCCGGAGCCATGTCTCAT containing:
- a CDS encoding GNAT family N-acetyltransferase; the encoded protein is MNISIRLEEEKDFKNVEYMTREAFWDLYKPGCDEHLVLHKIRKVPAFVKELDFVACDEDTIVGNIIYSRAKVIDSENKEFEVLCMGPFAVLPSSQKQGIGSLLMNHSIEKARQLGYKGIIIFGNPDYYHRFGFVSAKEYNIWTSWGDNFDAFMALELYDGSLKGVSGKFYEDEVFKIENEELEDFEKQFPYKEKHITDTQLKL
- a CDS encoding ATP-binding protein, which codes for MSITRKGCLVEQTEREFVNREKCIELFKHAIENTRQTTYRVQVYYGVSGVGKSRLISELQKVIEEYNLTDQHLPIDWASINLNTETLMEKGTFLVTLKKEFQKKYRVKFHFFEIAHSIYWQKSHPEIPLQKDNYSLFQELGISMLDISDPASSSIISLILKNIYRASKEFKKFWNSQKEEIRKLAEKDPTYIEENLHLYWARDFWNHLQYTSKPAVIFVDTYEAL
- a CDS encoding sensor histidine kinase; its protein translation is MLDKKRDIIAESCDTMFRTASRYVLSIILLLTPLLLTDQGVEKTKVKPASWEKTVFLWREENESELSGKNLLTDENDCRLLVQNIKGFIGFRTDENFEPVFIDGDVKGVTGYNKEDFLSSRARWLEIIVSEDLPLIFKNVKTALSNPVASTEIEYRIRNRDGDIKWVRQVIQKTPSDSGKHGEVQGFVRDITGSKLAAISLEKMERIRIKEINHRIKNNLQVISSLLSFEAEKSTDPEILEAFRETQNRIASMSLIHQELCIGETYTIDLADYLRKLTAGIFSSYLVGNERINLRLDLEQVYMETDTAVPLGIIVNELVSNALKHAFLPGKEGEIRVNLSRMKNCEKEFKNSRSSGIVPGYSNGKNLQFILTIEDNGRGIPELGDHQNKDSLGLQLVNIFVEQIGGSIERKKDKGTKFNIRFNKLEIEK
- a CDS encoding tetratricopeptide repeat protein, which gives rise to MSKQGKLSPEEFAKTPEQVINRFIDYLDPQEEPMLEALSIAHFWDFDLFEALAGKINYPVTNFSKLCRFSFIQKETGERWSMHDIMREGLQKHQGNQEKKSVHKIIFNFYNDKLEKLDIKSITSEHETALIEAFYHAKEALEIRDMFDWCITVSDPFNRAAFWQLIAPLYEDMLQLLEAKLGLEHTSVATTLNNLAGLYDNMGEYEKALPIYQRALEIVEKVLGPQHPDVANTLNNLALLYRQMGEYEKALPIYQRALEIMENVLGSNHPNTIIIRNNFVQCITNMEGKSEN
- a CDS encoding CatA-like O-acetyltransferase, yielding MGNSYQIIDFETWKRKEYCQIYRSAVQPQYCVSFELDVMNFKRYVKENNLSFTMAFIFAVTKCANEIEEFRYRFLDGEVVLYESVDITFTYLDKETELFKVVNVPMQDTIEKFVQLAIVTAENQKEHFTGPVENDVYQFSALPWITFTHISHTDFGNREKAQPIFDWGKYHGRDGKLVMPFAVQVHHAFVDGIHIGKLADKLQRYLDEV
- a CDS encoding epoxyqueuosine reductase, which produces MVETSITEVLKDMAFRSGADFVGIVDPSCFENSEYTGNKPQDVMTDLQSVIILGVSIPRGAFDTLPRGRAEYTNTLMAGTATLRIIAFQIARFIEKKGYKATIAPSEGSEFGYWYADRKTLKADFSFKYAAYHAGLGNFGMNHLLITKDFGPKVRMTAILTDAPLDGDKNTQLPFINDACSACMKCIKICPAGAITAEGVIHREKCAEYMFNVLGGLRCGLCIKVCPLDRF